A window of Geothrix edaphica genomic DNA:
CACACCCACGGGCTTGCCGCTCTGCACCAGCAGGGTTTCGTCATCGTTCAGGTGCTTCAGCTCCTTCACGATCGCGTAGAAGCAGTCCCAGTTACGGGCCGCCTTGCCCAGGCCGCCGTAGACCACCAGGTCCTCGGGCCGCTCGGCCACCTCGGGATCCAGGTTGTTCATGAGCATGCGCAGCGCGGCCTCCTGGACCCAGCCCTTGCAGTGCAGGTGGGTGCCGCGGGGCGCGGTGATGATGGGGGCATCAGAGGCGGTGGTCATGGGGACTCCGGCGGAACCCCCTAGTTTCCCACGCCTTCCGAGGGATCGCGATCAAGACCGCCGGAGGATGGCCAAGGCCCGTTCCAGTTCGGCCCTCATGGCGAGGGGAGAATCCGCATGGTGGATGCTCCCGTGGCCCGGCAACACCCAGGTGAAATCGAAGTCGAGCAGCCTTTCCAGACTGTCAAGCTGCTGCTCCCAGCTGTGCCAATTGTAGGTGCGGGAGGCTGAGAGGCGCCCTTTCTCCGGGTTCCACCACAGGTGGTCCCCCGTGAAGAGGAAGTCCCGGTACAACAGGCACACGCTCCCTGCCGTGTGCCCCGGCGTGGGGATCAGCAGCAGGTCATCGGCCAGGGGGATGGGCTCGCTGCCCTCCACCAGCCGTTCCGGCCAGGTCATCCCCTCGGCCCGGTGCATGACGCGCTCGCAGCCGAACCGTGCGCGGTAGGCGGCGTGGTCCGCCACATCGTCCTGGTGGCTGAGCACCAGCATGGCCACGCCACCCAGGGCCTCCAGGTTCTTCATGAGCGGCTCGGCGGCCCGGGGCGAATCCATGAGCACGTTGCCCCTCGGCCGGCGGATCAGGTAGCTCCAGGCCCCGAAGCTCTTCTCGCTGGTGTAGCCGCAGAAGAAGACATCCTCAGCCAAGGGATGGGGGAAGGCCTTGGCGGCGGCGAGAAGTTCCACCTTGTCATCGGTGCCGATGGAGCCCACGGGACAGGCCACCAGGGCCATGGAGGCCCGGAGCCGCGATACGGAATCGCCGGGCTGGGCGTGGACCTTGGCGTGGTCGCCGCCGTCGGCGAAGGTCTCCGGCGCGAACTGGTAGCAGGTGCCGCAGTCGATACAGGTCCGGTCCACGAAAAAGGGGCCGGGGACGTTGTCGGATTGGGCCTCTGCACGGCGGGCCATGGATCCCTCCGCACCTTGGATGCTAGCGGTTGACCAGACGCATCATCGATTCGGGATAGCGGGGCCCCGCGGCGGCACCCGGCGGGAAGAGGCCGCTGAGCTCCACGAGCTCGCCCGGGCAGAGCACCTGCTCCAGGGCGCCCAGGTTCTCGTCCAGGCGGTCCCGGCGCTTCGTTCCCGGGATGGGCACGATATCGCCGCCCTGGCCCAGAACCCAGGCCAGGGCCAGCTGGGACGGGGCGCAGCCACGGGCGGCGGCCATGTCCTGGAGGCGGGCGACGAGCTCCAGGTTTTCCTGGAAGTTCCCGCCCTGGAAGCGGGGCGAGTTGCGCCGGTAGTCATCCGGCTCGAAGTCTTCGAAGCGCTTGATCTGGCCCGTGAGGAAGCCCCTCCCCAAGGGGCTGTAGGGCACGAAGCCCACGCCCAGCTCGCGGCAGGCCTGCAGCAGGCCGGCCTCGGGATCGCGGGTCCAGAGCGAATATTCAGACTGGACAGCGCTGATGGGATGCACAGCATGGGCGCGCCGGAGGGTGGCCGGGCTCACCTCGGACAGGCCCAGGAAGCGCACCTTTCCGGCCTTCACGAGCTCCGCCATGGCGCCGACGGTATCCTCCACGGGCACCTCGGGATCCTGACGATGCTGGTAGTAGAGGTCGATGGTGGCCACGCCCAGGCGCTTCAGGCTGGCGTCACAGGAGCTGCGGACGTAGTCGGGCCGGCCGCAGACGCCGCGCGCGGCGGGGTTGGCCGGGTCCCGCACGATGCCGAACTTCGTGGCGAGGATCACCTTCTCCCGCACCGGGGCCAGGGCCTTCCCCACCAGGGCCTCGTTGGTGTGGGGTCCGTAGACATCCGCGGTGTCGAAGAAGGTGATGCCCTGGTCCACGGCATGGAGGATCGTGGCCGTGGATTCAGCGTCATCCCGGTGGCCATAGAAATCGGACATGCCCATGCAGCCGAGGCCGAGGGCGGACACCGTGAGTCCCTGGGTTCCGAGGGTGCGGGTCAGCATGGGGACCTCCTTGGGTGAGGCAGGAAAGCCACGAAGAATAAAACTCTCGCAGAGAAAAGAATGAGAAGACGGAGGTCGCAGAGGAAGGCTTTTCCTTCACCTCTGCATCCTCCGCCTTCTCAGCGACCCTCTGCGGGTGTTGTTGCTGTTCGCGCTCAGCGGTGCTCGACGACGTCCTTGGCTTCGAAGCGCACCTTGGGGGCGCTGGCGTACTTGTCATCGGTGGCGCGATAGCCCAACGGGCAAGCGCTGATGGTGGTGTAGCCCGTGCCCTTGAGTTCGAGGATCTCGTCGTACTTGGCGGGCTCGATGCCCTCGAAGGGGCAGGCGTCCACGCCCAGCAGGGCGGCGGAAGTCATGAGGTTGCCCAGGGCGATGTAGGTCTGGCGGGCGGCCCACTCCTGGATGACCGCGTGGCGGGCGCCCTTGACCAGGTCGCCCACCATGTAGCCCTTGTAGCCGGCCAGGGTGTCGATGGCCACGCCGCGCACCTCGGCGATGCGGGCCACGAAGCGGTCCACGTCGGCCTCGGTGATGTCCTGCTTGGCGGTGAGGACCACCAGGTGGCTGCAGTCCTCCACCTGGGACTGGTTCCAGGACGCGGGGCGCAGCTTGGCCTTGAGGGCCGGGTCGGTGACGACGATGAACTTCCACGGCTGCAGCCCGTAGCTGGAGGGCGTGAGGACGAGGGCCTCCTCGATCACGGCCCAGTCGGGGGCGGAGATCTTCTTCGCGGGGTCGAACTTCTTGGTGGCGTAGCGCCAGTTCAGCTGCTGAAGCAGGCTTTCGCCAGAGATGGTGCTCATGAGTGCCTCGGGTACGGGAGGGTGCGGGTTCAAATGACCTGCTGGATGCGGGTCCGCAGCTGGTCGATGGGCAGGGAGCCCACGATCCGGTCCAGCGGCTCGCCGTCCTTGAAGATCACCAGGGTCGGCATGCTGAGAACGTCGTACTGCTCGGAAAGCGGCGTGAAGTCATCCACGTTGAGCTTGGCGAAGCTGATCTTCCCCTTGAACTCCGCGGCCAGGGTCTCGGTGATGGGGGCCAGCTCGCGGCAGGGCGCGCACCAGGGAGCCCAGAAATCCACCACCGTGGTGCCATGGGCGACAGCCTCGGTGAAGGTCTGGTCAGTGAGGTGCTGGATGAGGTCGGACATTCGGGAACTCCTCCGGGGGCCTTCCAGATTAACGGATCTGGAAGGCTTTCCGGTCATGACAATATCAGGCGCCCTTCGCCCACCGCGTGGCCGCGGAGGCGATGCGCTGCCCCAGGAGCTCGGCGCTCCTGCGGTCCGCCAGGTTGGGCTCGACCTCGGGGGCCACCTGGCCCGCCTGGGCCATGAGGCCCGTGAAGCTGCCGAGACGGTTGATGCCCTCCTCGTTGTAGGGCATCTCGGCGTTGCCGATCCAGACCATGCCGTGCTGCATGGCGAAGATCATCAGGGACTGGAGGGTGTTCAGCTTGTCGCCGCTGGGGCTGCCGCTGATGGTGAAGCCGGCGGCCAGCTTGTCCTTCCACTTCCGCTCGAGCCAGGGCTTGGAGCTGGCATCCATGAAGGTCTTGAAGGGGCCGCTCACGTTGCCCATGTAGGTGGGGCTGCCGAAGATGATGGCGTCGGAGGCCTCAAGGTCCGACCAGTGGGCGTCGATCTCCTCGACGGGAACCAGCAGGACCTTGGCGCCGGGAATGGTCTCTGCGCCGGACTTCACGCTTTCGGCCACCACCTTGGTGTGGCCGTAGCCGCTGTGGAACACGATGGAAAGCTGGGTCATCCTCATCTCCTTTTCGGGGGCTTGCATTCGATTCGCCCGTGATCCAAACTTTAGGTGCTTACGATCGAAAAGAAAGTAGGCACTATTTCGGAAGGTAGGCACCTAATGGTTAGTCATGCGACTCGCAAGGCATGCGCCCTGGCTCCCAACGTCCTCAGCGCCCAGTGCCCGACGCGCCAGGCCCTGGATCTCATCGCCGACAAGTGGACGACCCTGTTGATCTACCTGCTGTCGAAGGGGAAGCAGCGCTACGGCGACCTCCACCGCCAGGTGGGTGGCATCAGCCAGAAGATGCTGACCCAGACCCTGCGGAAGCTGGAGCGGGACGGCCTGGTCACGCGCCACGTCTATCCTGAGGTGCCGCCCCGCACCGAGTACGAGCTGACCAAGCTGGGGCACACGCTCATCGGGCCCCTGGGCGCCCTCTGCGAGTGGGCCGGCACGCACCTGTCGGAGCTGGAGCAGGCCCGCAAGCGCTACGACCATCTGCAGAAGAAGCCCAGCCTCAGCGCCTGATGCTGTCCAGGTCCCCGGGCGCGTCCAGGTCGTCGGCGCCGGCCGGGAAGGGCAGGGAGACCGTCTGCTGACGCAGGAGGAGGGCCTTGGCCCCCCGGTCCCCGCGCAGGGCCAGCAATTCCGGGAAGCACCGCCGCGGCAGCACGGCGGGGATGCCGAGGGTGCCAGCATAGGCGCAGGCCACGGCGCGCGCGGGATGGGCTGCGGCCAAGGCCAGCAGGGCTTCGAGCAGGGCCGCGTCCACGGCGGGTTGGTCCACCGTCAGCAGCAGGGCGGCTTCCACCTCCGGCGCCAGGGCCGCAATGCCCTGGCGGATGGAGCTGCCCATGCCCTCCTGGGCCTCGGGGTTGAAGACCGTCCGGACCTCCAGTCCGTCAAGGCCGGCGTCCCAGGCCCCGATCACGGCCACCACCGGACGGCAGCCGGCGTCCAGGGCGGCCCGGGCAGTGCGGTGCAGCAGGGTCTCGCCGGCCAGGCGCAGGAGAGCCTTGGGGCCGCCCATGCGTCGCCCCGCTCCCGCTGCCAGGATGACGGCCGCGATCATGGGGCCGACACGGGCGCGCGGGATGCCCGCAGGGAACCGCCCGCCCGGCCCTGGAAGCTGGCCTGGATCTCCGCCAGCACGGCCAGGGCGATGGTCTCGGGATCCTCGGCGCCCAGATCCAGTCCCACCGGGCTGTGCAGGCGGTCTCCGAAGTGGAGGCCCTCCGCGGCGAGCTCGGCCACCAGCTTCGCGCTCCGGGCCCGGCTGCCCATGAGGCCGAGGTACCCGGCGCCCGCGTCCCCAAGCAGCCGCAGGGCCTCGAGATCCTTCTGGTAGTTGTGGGTCATGAGCACCACCGCGCTGCGGCCGTCCAGTCCCAGCCCGGGCACCCGCTGGGCGGGGTGGCCCGAGAGGATGCGGTCCGCCTCGGGGAAGCGTTCCGCCCGGGCGAAGGCGGGGCGATGGTCCAGCAGGCCCACGGACCATCCGAGCCCCTTGGCCAGGCGGACCAGGGGCCGGCTGTCATCGCTGGCGCCCAGGACCCACAACGAGACCGGCGGGGGGATGACCTCCAGGATTTCCTCGGCGTCCGGAGCATCCCCCTCACGCAGGCGACGGCGCGGGAAGCCCTCCTTCAGCGAGGTCGCAAGGCGCAGGGGGCGGCGATCCCGCAGCACCTCCTCGACCCAGGC
This region includes:
- a CDS encoding MBL fold metallo-hydrolase — encoded protein: MARRAEAQSDNVPGPFFVDRTCIDCGTCYQFAPETFADGGDHAKVHAQPGDSVSRLRASMALVACPVGSIGTDDKVELLAAAKAFPHPLAEDVFFCGYTSEKSFGAWSYLIRRPRGNVLMDSPRAAEPLMKNLEALGGVAMLVLSHQDDVADHAAYRARFGCERVMHRAEGMTWPERLVEGSEPIPLADDLLLIPTPGHTAGSVCLLYRDFLFTGDHLWWNPEKGRLSASRTYNWHSWEQQLDSLERLLDFDFTWVLPGHGSIHHADSPLAMRAELERALAILRRS
- a CDS encoding aldo/keto reductase, whose amino-acid sequence is MLTRTLGTQGLTVSALGLGCMGMSDFYGHRDDAESTATILHAVDQGITFFDTADVYGPHTNEALVGKALAPVREKVILATKFGIVRDPANPAARGVCGRPDYVRSSCDASLKRLGVATIDLYYQHRQDPEVPVEDTVGAMAELVKAGKVRFLGLSEVSPATLRRAHAVHPISAVQSEYSLWTRDPEAGLLQACRELGVGFVPYSPLGRGFLTGQIKRFEDFEPDDYRRNSPRFQGGNFQENLELVARLQDMAAARGCAPSQLALAWVLGQGGDIVPIPGTKRRDRLDENLGALEQVLCPGELVELSGLFPPGAAAGPRYPESMMRLVNR
- a CDS encoding NAD(P)H-dependent oxidoreductase, which encodes MSTISGESLLQQLNWRYATKKFDPAKKISAPDWAVIEEALVLTPSSYGLQPWKFIVVTDPALKAKLRPASWNQSQVEDCSHLVVLTAKQDITEADVDRFVARIAEVRGVAIDTLAGYKGYMVGDLVKGARHAVIQEWAARQTYIALGNLMTSAALLGVDACPFEGIEPAKYDEILELKGTGYTTISACPLGYRATDDKYASAPKVRFEAKDVVEHR
- the trxA gene encoding thioredoxin, which translates into the protein MSDLIQHLTDQTFTEAVAHGTTVVDFWAPWCAPCRELAPITETLAAEFKGKISFAKLNVDDFTPLSEQYDVLSMPTLVIFKDGEPLDRIVGSLPIDQLRTRIQQVI
- a CDS encoding flavodoxin family protein — its product is MTQLSIVFHSGYGHTKVVAESVKSGAETIPGAKVLLVPVEEIDAHWSDLEASDAIIFGSPTYMGNVSGPFKTFMDASSKPWLERKWKDKLAAGFTISGSPSGDKLNTLQSLMIFAMQHGMVWIGNAEMPYNEEGINRLGSFTGLMAQAGQVAPEVEPNLADRRSAELLGQRIASAATRWAKGA
- a CDS encoding winged helix-turn-helix transcriptional regulator, with amino-acid sequence MVSHATRKACALAPNVLSAQCPTRQALDLIADKWTTLLIYLLSKGKQRYGDLHRQVGGISQKMLTQTLRKLERDGLVTRHVYPEVPPRTEYELTKLGHTLIGPLGALCEWAGTHLSELEQARKRYDHLQKKPSLSA
- a CDS encoding nucleotidyltransferase family protein, which gives rise to MIAAVILAAGAGRRMGGPKALLRLAGETLLHRTARAALDAGCRPVVAVIGAWDAGLDGLEVRTVFNPEAQEGMGSSIRQGIAALAPEVEAALLLTVDQPAVDAALLEALLALAAAHPARAVACAYAGTLGIPAVLPRRCFPELLALRGDRGAKALLLRQQTVSLPFPAGADDLDAPGDLDSIRR
- a CDS encoding XdhC family protein; protein product: MHKELQDILGLIREQGGPLALATLLRVEGSSYRRPGSRLLTDGEQVLRGSLSGGCLEGEVLGRAREVLADGLPRRLRYDLRGEADLVWGSGSGCEGVLDILVERLDQAAPPGWLAWVEEVLRDRRPLRLATSLKEGFPRRRLREGDAPDAEEILEVIPPPVSLWVLGASDDSRPLVRLAKGLGWSVGLLDHRPAFARAERFPEADRILSGHPAQRVPGLGLDGRSAVVLMTHNYQKDLEALRLLGDAGAGYLGLMGSRARSAKLVAELAAEGLHFGDRLHSPVGLDLGAEDPETIALAVLAEIQASFQGRAGGSLRASRAPVSAP